One genomic segment of Geminocystis sp. NIES-3709 includes these proteins:
- a CDS encoding tyrosine-type recombinase/integrase, producing the protein MIKLTNATTDHEIITLWLSDKTHLTVKSYDRQIQQFLNFVGKDLTSVMYEDFMQYKGFMKMKGYKPSTQRTKLTAVKSLFSFCTKLGYLSANVAVIVDNVAVKDEVRRKALPQDTISLLLNNAKTERDKLIIKTLYLLGLRVSELVNIQWSDFTICNGKIELKVIGKGDKERYVLVPNDLFNSLIAQKSHDNYVFISYQNDKLSRQSINKMLSNLTKKLDINSINPHAFRHSHATHSLANGCDISLLMQSLGHSDLRITQQYLSQRDGEGSSQYLNI; encoded by the coding sequence ATGATTAAATTAACCAACGCTACAACCGATCACGAAATAATTACATTATGGTTATCTGATAAGACACATTTAACAGTTAAAAGTTACGATCGCCAAATTCAGCAATTCTTAAATTTTGTCGGTAAAGATTTGACAAGCGTAATGTATGAAGACTTTATGCAGTATAAAGGTTTTATGAAGATGAAAGGTTATAAACCATCTACCCAACGCACGAAGTTAACCGCCGTCAAAAGTTTATTTTCCTTCTGCACTAAGTTAGGTTATCTCAGTGCTAATGTAGCGGTAATAGTGGACAATGTAGCGGTTAAAGATGAAGTGAGACGCAAGGCATTACCCCAAGATACTATCTCTTTACTTCTTAATAATGCTAAGACTGAAAGAGACAAATTAATCATAAAAACCCTTTATTTGCTTGGTTTAAGAGTATCTGAATTGGTTAATATTCAATGGTCAGATTTTACGATCTGCAATGGAAAAATAGAGTTAAAAGTTATCGGTAAAGGTGATAAAGAAAGATATGTATTAGTACCTAATGACTTATTTAATAGTTTAATTGCCCAAAAAAGCCATGATAATTACGTCTTTATCAGTTACCAGAATGATAAATTATCAAGACAATCTATTAACAAAATGTTATCTAATTTAACCAAAAAACTAGACATAAATTCGATTAATCCCCATGCTTTTCGACATAGCCACGCCACCCACAGTTTAGCCAATGGTTGTGATATTAGCTTACTCATGCAATCGTTAGGACATTCTGATTTAAGAATCACTCAACAGTATTTGAGTCAAAGAGACGGCGAAGGTAGTAGTCAGTATTTGAATATATAA